One Caenibius sp. WL genomic window, TTTGGTAAGCCATGTTTGTTACCCAGTTTCCCAGGATCAAGCCTGGGGGGCGCAATTGCAAGACGGCATTTTTCATCACATCCCGCTGATCGTTCTGGCGGCCCTGCTGCTGACGGCGGCGTTCACCGACTTGCGCAGCCGCCGCATCGCCAACTGGCTGAACGCCAGCATCGCGATCGCCGCGCCGCTGTACTGGTGGACCAGCGGTCTCAGCCTGTGGCCCGGCGTGGCGATCCAGCTCGGCATGGCGATGGCCGCGTTCGCCTGCCTGAGCGTGCTGTTCGCGTTGCGCGCGATGGGCGGCGGCGATGTCAAGCTGCTGACCGCGCTGGCGCTGTGGTTCGAGCCGATGGCCTATCTGCAACTGCTGTTCGTGATGGCGCTGGCCGGCGGTGTGCTGACCGTCGTCATGGGCATGTGGCATGTCATGCGCCGCCAGAAGGACAAGCTCGCCATTCCTTATGGCGTCGCCATCGCAGTCGGGGGGCTGTGCATTCTGGGCATGCAATACTGGGCGAAGAACCCGGCACCGGCCGCGGTTCTGGGGTGAGAACCCGTTTTTAACCATTTCCGCGCCATAGTGGCGCACAGGGGGCCCGGGACCTGCCGGGCACAAGGGGGCAAACGACAATGGACAGGAAGAAGCTGGCTTTGCTGGTCGGGGCGCTGGTCATCGCGATCGGCACGGCGCTCGCCGCACGCAGCATGTTTGCCGGGGCAGCCGCGCCGGTAGCCGCAGCCGCACCCATGATGCAGCCTCAGAAGGGGCCCAAGGTCCTGGTCGCCCAGCGCGCCCTGCCTGTCGGCACGATCATCACCGCCGATGCCATGAGCTTCCAGCAGTGGCCCAAGGAAATGGTCGACAACGCCTATTTCCTCCAGGGCGATGTCGAAATGGACAAGCTGCTCGGCACGGTCGTGCGCCATCCGATCATGGCGGGCGAGCCGGTTACCCGGGGCGCCCTGGTCAGCCCGGGCGACCGTGGCTTCCTGGCCGCGGCTCTCGCCCCCGGCATGCGCGCCGTGACCATCCCCGTATCGGACAAGACGGCTGTCGCCGGGTTCATCTTCCCGGGGGACCGGGTCGATCTCGTCCTGACGCAGACTGTCGAAGGCGGCGGCGACGGCGGCGCTCTGCGCG contains:
- a CDS encoding prepilin peptidase — encoded protein: MQDGIFHHIPLIVLAALLLTAAFTDLRSRRIANWLNASIAIAAPLYWWTSGLSLWPGVAIQLGMAMAAFACLSVLFALRAMGGGDVKLLTALALWFEPMAYLQLLFVMALAGGVLTVVMGMWHVMRRQKDKLAIPYGVAIAVGGLCILGMQYWAKNPAPAAVLG
- the cpaB gene encoding Flp pilus assembly protein CpaB, which encodes MDRKKLALLVGALVIAIGTALAARSMFAGAAAPVAAAAPMMQPQKGPKVLVAQRALPVGTIITADAMSFQQWPKEMVDNAYFLQGDVEMDKLLGTVVRHPIMAGEPVTRGALVSPGDRGFLAAALAPGMRAVTIPVSDKTAVAGFIFPGDRVDLVLTQTVEGGGDGGALRASETFLANLRVLATDQSTASEVVDGKTVVREFSTVTLEVTPKIAEKVAVAQTIGTISLSLRSIADNAGDLERAIVSGAVDLPAGASRAEEEKIIRTAMNRPQDRTGSYVTGADVSRYQRSSLPPPQSSSSPAPSGAPTAPGNPAATVPLGPSVKISRGNAVETVTVKK